In Pieris rapae chromosome 24, ilPieRapa1.1, whole genome shotgun sequence, a single window of DNA contains:
- the LOC111002586 gene encoding gastrula zinc finger protein XlCGF57.1-like isoform X2: protein MNCRKERQLKMDLCRCCHAKGCFQSLTELINTITYEDMLKICFDIKIYHSPDNTRQYAICTQCIMKLQDAYSFKIQVLDNEQRFSKYKHVLDTFPDVKLKPPIETAPIDFVTPDGPEEDSDDDIDLGTLKKLQSKSDKRIKKEKHKITEITDSEKSDYRTVDIRNIVKIIVMYSTSTPFRWSYSKYMCFFCDKVFIKISELKQHNYEHFETKLDDALKCINTETKVKLEITDLACKACPKDMQTLDDFLDHVTITHQQSFNNAVRCSIFAFRITDSEAPCPECHQNFTFFGNLLSHVYKNHLTSGPLLCDSCGKGFLTKFMLKKHIKLTHSNTEYSCQKCNQTFKTHGAYSYHRLSHKGEFPCPQCSEKFPSWYLRKRHIAFVHDKSLQISCELCSKKFVKYNSLKWHLMSVHHNDKPFSCEMCDFKCINKTYLKRHMVSHLDTRPFQCHVCVKSFQRKEHLETHVRIHTNDKRFVCKECGKGFVQVTGLKVHVRAHHSKSDSQAS, encoded by the exons ATGAAT tgtAGGAAGGAACGACAACTTAAAATGGATTTATGCAGATGTTGTCATGCTAAAGGTTGTTTTCAAAGTTTAACGGAATTGATTAATACGATAACCTACGAAGATATGTTGAAGATTTGCTTTGATATTAAG ATTTACCATTCTCCTGATAACACCAGACAATATGCTATATGTACTCAATGTATAATGAAACTTCAAGATGCATATTCCTTCAAAATACAAGTGTTAGATAATGAACAGAGATTTTCGAAGTACAAACATGTTTTAG ACACATTTCCTGACGTAAAACTCAAACCACCAATCGAGACTGCACCAATAG attTTGTGACGCCAGACGGACCAGAAG AGGACTCTGACGATGATATAGATTTAGGTACATTAAAGAAGTTACAAAGTAAATCGGATAAAAGGATCAAAAAGGAAAAGCATAAAATTACAGAGATAACag ATTCAGAAAAATCAGATTATCGAACAGTGGATATACGGAATATCGTCAAGATAATAGTGATGTACTCCACTTCAACACCGTTCAGATGGTCCTACAGCAAATATATGTGTTTTTTCTGCGACAAagttttcatcaaaatatcCGAACTGAAACAGCATAATTACGAACATTTTGAGACGAAATTGGATGACGCATTGAAATGTATCAATACAGAGACGAAAGTAAAATTGGAAATCACGGACTTGGCCTGCAAAGCTTGCCCAAAGGATATGCAAACGTTAGATGATTTTCTAGATCATGTCACCATAACACACCAACAAAGCTTTAATAACGCCGTCCGTTGTTCCATATTCGCTTTTCGAATTACGGATTCTGAGGCGCCATGTCCGGAATGTCATCAAAATTTTACCTTTTTCGGAAATCTATTGTCACACGTCTACAAAAATCACCTAACATCCGGGCCTTTGCTCTGTGACTCCTGTGGCAAGGGCTTTTTGACGAAATTCATGttgaaaaaacatataaagttAACGCATAGCAACACTGAGTACAGCTGTCAAAAGTGCAATCAAACCTTCAAGACGCATGGCGCGTATTCGTACCACAGACTATCGCACAAGGGCGAATTCCCTTGTCCGCAGTGTTCGGAAAAGTTTCCTTCTTGGTATCTTCGTAAACGTCACATTGCATTCGTGCATGACAAGTCATTGCAGATATCCTGCGAATTGTGTTCGAAGAAATTCGTGAAATATAACTCTTTAAAATGGCATTTAATGTCCGTACATCACAATGATAAACCATTTTCGTGCGAAATGTGTGACTTTAAGTGTATAAATAAGACATATTTGAAGCGACACATGGTTAGCCATTTGGATACAAGGCCATTTCAGTGTCATGTTTGTGTGAAATCTTTTCAGCGGAAGGAACATTTAGAAACACATGTGCGAATACATACAAACGATAAGAGGTTTGTATGTAAGGAATGTGGGAAGGGATTTGTGCAAGTGACCGGTCTTAAAGTACATGTAAGAGCACACCATTCGAAGTCTGATAGCCAAGCAAGCTAA
- the LOC111002586 gene encoding gastrula zinc finger protein XlCGF57.1-like isoform X1 yields the protein MNVCSILCRKERQLKMDLCRCCHAKGCFQSLTELINTITYEDMLKICFDIKIYHSPDNTRQYAICTQCIMKLQDAYSFKIQVLDNEQRFSKYKHVLDTFPDVKLKPPIETAPIDFVTPDGPEEDSDDDIDLGTLKKLQSKSDKRIKKEKHKITEITDSEKSDYRTVDIRNIVKIIVMYSTSTPFRWSYSKYMCFFCDKVFIKISELKQHNYEHFETKLDDALKCINTETKVKLEITDLACKACPKDMQTLDDFLDHVTITHQQSFNNAVRCSIFAFRITDSEAPCPECHQNFTFFGNLLSHVYKNHLTSGPLLCDSCGKGFLTKFMLKKHIKLTHSNTEYSCQKCNQTFKTHGAYSYHRLSHKGEFPCPQCSEKFPSWYLRKRHIAFVHDKSLQISCELCSKKFVKYNSLKWHLMSVHHNDKPFSCEMCDFKCINKTYLKRHMVSHLDTRPFQCHVCVKSFQRKEHLETHVRIHTNDKRFVCKECGKGFVQVTGLKVHVRAHHSKSDSQAS from the exons ATGAATGTGTGTTCAATACTt tgtAGGAAGGAACGACAACTTAAAATGGATTTATGCAGATGTTGTCATGCTAAAGGTTGTTTTCAAAGTTTAACGGAATTGATTAATACGATAACCTACGAAGATATGTTGAAGATTTGCTTTGATATTAAG ATTTACCATTCTCCTGATAACACCAGACAATATGCTATATGTACTCAATGTATAATGAAACTTCAAGATGCATATTCCTTCAAAATACAAGTGTTAGATAATGAACAGAGATTTTCGAAGTACAAACATGTTTTAG ACACATTTCCTGACGTAAAACTCAAACCACCAATCGAGACTGCACCAATAG attTTGTGACGCCAGACGGACCAGAAG AGGACTCTGACGATGATATAGATTTAGGTACATTAAAGAAGTTACAAAGTAAATCGGATAAAAGGATCAAAAAGGAAAAGCATAAAATTACAGAGATAACag ATTCAGAAAAATCAGATTATCGAACAGTGGATATACGGAATATCGTCAAGATAATAGTGATGTACTCCACTTCAACACCGTTCAGATGGTCCTACAGCAAATATATGTGTTTTTTCTGCGACAAagttttcatcaaaatatcCGAACTGAAACAGCATAATTACGAACATTTTGAGACGAAATTGGATGACGCATTGAAATGTATCAATACAGAGACGAAAGTAAAATTGGAAATCACGGACTTGGCCTGCAAAGCTTGCCCAAAGGATATGCAAACGTTAGATGATTTTCTAGATCATGTCACCATAACACACCAACAAAGCTTTAATAACGCCGTCCGTTGTTCCATATTCGCTTTTCGAATTACGGATTCTGAGGCGCCATGTCCGGAATGTCATCAAAATTTTACCTTTTTCGGAAATCTATTGTCACACGTCTACAAAAATCACCTAACATCCGGGCCTTTGCTCTGTGACTCCTGTGGCAAGGGCTTTTTGACGAAATTCATGttgaaaaaacatataaagttAACGCATAGCAACACTGAGTACAGCTGTCAAAAGTGCAATCAAACCTTCAAGACGCATGGCGCGTATTCGTACCACAGACTATCGCACAAGGGCGAATTCCCTTGTCCGCAGTGTTCGGAAAAGTTTCCTTCTTGGTATCTTCGTAAACGTCACATTGCATTCGTGCATGACAAGTCATTGCAGATATCCTGCGAATTGTGTTCGAAGAAATTCGTGAAATATAACTCTTTAAAATGGCATTTAATGTCCGTACATCACAATGATAAACCATTTTCGTGCGAAATGTGTGACTTTAAGTGTATAAATAAGACATATTTGAAGCGACACATGGTTAGCCATTTGGATACAAGGCCATTTCAGTGTCATGTTTGTGTGAAATCTTTTCAGCGGAAGGAACATTTAGAAACACATGTGCGAATACATACAAACGATAAGAGGTTTGTATGTAAGGAATGTGGGAAGGGATTTGTGCAAGTGACCGGTCTTAAAGTACATGTAAGAGCACACCATTCGAAGTCTGATAGCCAAGCAAGCTAA
- the LOC110996046 gene encoding protein TEX261, whose translation MFLYLLSILSLCVQAVFVTLAIAAGLYYLAELVEEYSVMAKYVISWTVVATAVIHLGLIIFEDIPLQLNSLGLFQQFLHALLLRDFPVFRLTSVTFVSSVLNLILHHYLAFKFFGTTYYGFSEVLAYFTLCLWVVPFALFVSLSANDYVLPTTGERQHLLGENNVVTDYLSQKAKRYSLLSFFSFAKDSILPQRNKKSF comes from the exons atgtttctctatttattaagtattttatcattatgtgTGCAAGCTGTTTTTGTGACTCTAGCCATAg CTGCCGGTTTATACTATTTGGCAGAGTTAGTTGAAGAATACAGTGTAATGGCAAAGTATGTTATATCATGGACTGTAGTG GCCACGGCAGTCATACATCTTGGTTTAATAATCTTTGAGGATATACCACTACAATTAAATAGTCTGGGACTATTTCAGCAATTTTTACATGCATTGTTGTTGAGAGATTTCCCTGTGTTTCGGCTAACAAGTGTCACCTTTGTGTCATCTGTGCTCAATTTGATATTGCACCATTACTTAGCATTTAAGTTCTTCGGTACAACATATTATGGCTTTTCGGAG gtgCTAGCATACTTCACATTATGTCTATGGGTAGTACCATTCGCATTATTCGTGTCATTATCAGCCAATGATTACGTCCTACCGACAACGGGGGAAAGACAACATCTGCTTG gtGAAAACAACGTGGTCACAGATTATCTATCCCAAAAAGCGAAGAGATATAGTCTGTTGTCTTTCTTCAGTTTTGCCAAAGATTCAATATTGCCacaacgaaataaaaaatccttttgA